The genomic stretch GTGATTGCAATAGTGGACAAATATGGTGATGTGACATACTATTTATTATCCGAAATAAATTTAGGTAAAAAGTGAGTAAGAAATGATTTCTTACGAGCCAGTAAGAGGAATGAAAGACTATTATGGCGAAGAGCTTTATAAAATAAAAGTAGTCGAGAATGCGTTTCTGAAAATTGTAAAACTAGCTGGATACCAAGAAGTGGAAACACCTATTGTAGAGGATTTTCAACTATTCGCTTTAAAAGGAGGAGAAGAACTTAGAAATACAATGTATGTTTTTAAAGATAAGGCAGGTAGAGAAGTTGCATTAAGACCCGAGTTCACACCTAGTATAGTTAGATTTTATCTTAATTCATTACAACATTTACCTAAGCCTATACGCCTATACTATTTAGGAACTGTATATAGATACGATGAGCCTCAATTTGGTAGATATAGAGAGTTTAGGCAAGCTGGTATAGAGTTATTAGGATCTTCTAATATTTATTCGGATTTAGAAATCTTACAAATACTAATAGAGATATATAGGGAATTAAATCTTATAAATAAAATTAGACTAAAAATAAATAATATTTCATTGATAAGAAAAATACTTAATAAATTAAATATGAATGATAATCTTCAAGAACATTTTTTACATCTAATAGATAAAGGAAAAAGTGATGAGGCGTTATCACTTTTACCAAATTCAGAATATACAGAACTTATAACTAACATTCTAGGTGTAAGTAATTTAGATATCTCAAGATATGATAAAATTAAAGAAGATCTTACAGAAAAATATAATTTGAAAGATTTAGTTCAAGATCTAGATAGAGTTATGTTACTCAAAAATATATTAGATAATCTAGGTGTAAATTCATATATAGACTTAGGTTTTGTTAGAGGTTTAGCTTACTATACTGGTTTAATATTTGAAGTATTACATCCTTCTGTTTCTTTTAGTATTGCCGGTGGAGGAAGATATGATAACCTTGTAGAACTGTATGGTGGTCCTCAAACTCCAGCTATAGGTTTTGCTATAGGAGTTGAGAGGACAGCATTAGTACTTGAGGAGCCTAATATTGTAAAAGAGAAGCAAAACAAAATAGGTGTAATAGTTTTATCAGACGAAGCTATACTATATGCTATTAAAATAGTGGATAAATTAAGATCAAATAATTATATTGCTACGATTAATTTAAAATCTATATCAATTTCTAAATTAATTCCTTCTTATGCTGAGGAAGGATACTCGTTCTTAATTTTCATAGGTAAAAAGGAATATGAAGATAAAACTGTAACTTTGAAAAATCTCAGTACAAAAGAGCAAGTGACTATTAAGGAAGAAAACCTTTTGGACTATCTTAAGCAAATAATTTAAGTTATCAAATAATCATTTTCATGGGTTATTAAAACATGGAAGAACTTCCTGCAACAGCGTTAGGTATTAA from Sulfolobus sp. S-194 encodes the following:
- the hisS gene encoding histidine--tRNA ligase — its product is MISYEPVRGMKDYYGEELYKIKVVENAFLKIVKLAGYQEVETPIVEDFQLFALKGGEELRNTMYVFKDKAGREVALRPEFTPSIVRFYLNSLQHLPKPIRLYYLGTVYRYDEPQFGRYREFRQAGIELLGSSNIYSDLEILQILIEIYRELNLINKIRLKINNISLIRKILNKLNMNDNLQEHFLHLIDKGKSDEALSLLPNSEYTELITNILGVSNLDISRYDKIKEDLTEKYNLKDLVQDLDRVMLLKNILDNLGVNSYIDLGFVRGLAYYTGLIFEVLHPSVSFSIAGGGRYDNLVELYGGPQTPAIGFAIGVERTALVLEEPNIVKEKQNKIGVIVLSDEAILYAIKIVDKLRSNNYIATINLKSISISKLIPSYAEEGYSFLIFIGKKEYEDKTVTLKNLSTKEQVTIKEENLLDYLKQII